GGAATGATATTCATCCCATCCCACAAACCAATGCATTATGGAACATTTATTTGTGTTTAAATTTTGAAGACATTGCGGATGAAATATTAGTATCCGTGACGAATAAGATAGTTTTAGTAATGTTAACgaatttaaaattgaattttacAATGTGTAAATACTTTGTGGGGTTTTTTCTCATTTTATAATTGAATTTGGATATATTTTAGTTTTATGTaaagttaattttaattatagtTTGCTAAGATGCATTATAATGACTGTTTTATTTGATAATGGATAAAAATATCGTCAATCCAAAAGACAGTTCCAATTTCTAATGTGGGATTTGGAGTCGGCTGTTTGCTTGACTTCCCATTACCAACAGGGAAGCCTATTTTGCGTATAAAATGAAAGCGTCAAATCAAGGCTGTATTGATTGGGTAACGAAGTGAAAGCCTCCCTCGTTTTGTGACGAGGGAAAGTTCAATGAAGAATAATAAACGAGAGGACAACAAAACGTGATTGGACCTGCACCTTATGAACAACCTTATCTTTCTTTTCCCTTCATTTTTGATACATAAGTACTTCTTTACCGTCATTTCATTTCCTTATGTGGAAGtacaaaatatgtatatttttcacTTGACAAAAAGAGAGAGATTTCATTTGAAGAAACAGAATGACTAAAAAGCTTCAACGGGGTTCTACATGGCTTTAAGCCTAGTTTTAATAGTTTTGTCACAAATCAGGGGTAGAGCTTATCCCGAGGAAACTTTTTAAGTGATAACTTTGCAATTCAACCTAATGAGGTCCCAGGTGGCTGGAAGAAGAAATTTTCTACCATTAGCACTATATGCATTATAACTAGCTTTGCTCATTTTATCCACCAACAAAGCTCCAGGATACCCTGGATAAGCTCCAGTGCCAAATATTCCAGGACAAGCTGTGACAGCCTCCAATGGTGCCAACGCGTCCCCTTGAAAATAACCGGTCTTGAAGGGGTTAGTGGTAGCCCCTGCAAGTAGGGTGGCTATGTTTATGATCATGCCATCGGTTCCAATTCCATTAGGTGCCACCAAGGCTGGGCCTGGAGGACCATAAGCCGGCAGAGCATAAGGCCAAGCACAAAGACCAGGGCATTGGACTGTAGGGTCTCCCACGTGTGCGAAAACCACTCGAGTTGATCCCCCTACTAATATGCTGTCATGGAAACCGCATGATGCCATGCAGGACCGCTCTACTGTAACATGTTTAGCAGTCAAAACCAAGTAAATTCCATTAGGGTCTAATGGAAAGATTTTGCTCTCTATCTTGCTTTTCACCAAGTTGGCTAATTGGGCGCGCTTCAGGGTTTTCCCCGAAGAATATACATCACCAACTTGTTTGACAAGTCTAACAGTGTCGGAAACAGGTTTCCCAGTTTTATCCTTGTATGTACTGATCGTTCTCCACCATGTCGAAACCGAGGGTTCTTGGCGACGACCAGGGCTCGTGAAGGAAGCGAAGAAATCAGTTATGGAGTTTCTGTCTTTCAGAGAGAACCCTCCATACCATATGAGGTAAACGTTAATGCCATTCGGCTTGGTCAAGAGAGGGCCTCCATGGTATTGGAGTGTGTTGGATGCAGCGTCTAAAGAGGAAGGTCGCTGTTGCCCTGGGCTCAGCCCGTGTGACCGTGTGGCCAGGGCGAAGACACAGATGAGAGGCAATAGCAGAGATCTCAAAAACATGGTGGACATTTCTCGATTGAAATATGCAGATTGGAGATTGTGGGTTCTATAGCTAGGCCAAGGGGACGTCCTTTTTATAGATGCTAGGGAGTCCTGAGACGTAATCAGCTATGAACATAAGAGCCTAATGTCGGATAACTATTGCATTATTGCAATAAAGGGCTGCCTAATAAACCTGAACCTCAAATGCTGCCAAAAATCCGTGGAATCGTGTACTGTCATGAAAGCAGTATTTTCCAAACTGCAGGAGATAGATGACAAAGACCTATGAGAAAAGGAGTAGGTTGAACAAATGAATTTCTAGGTGCAGCTGGTAATTATCGTGGTTAAAGTTGACGTGTAAGCCTGCCCATTCCTCATCCTATCATTTCTAATCAATCGCTAATGGCTCAACAGTACTACTTCAGACGTTCGAGTTGGACATTCTTAATTAGTTGGCGTTTAGACATCTTTTGATATCaaccctttattattattattgaaatatatCATatggatattttattttatttctcttttaataTACTCTAGGTCTTAAAATCACTCTTCAACTCATTGCATAACATTCTATAAGGGTAAAAGTATTTGAGAAATTTTGTATTAGAAAAATTTTTGTATTAgaagttaaattaatttttaatttttttaaaaatgggtaaattaatcTTTATGCATTAAACTAAAAAGCGAATGgattattttgttaaaaatttcatctattaaaactattaaaaacTGGCGTGATTAACAGAATGTCGAATGTCATATATACTTCATCTGACATAAAAAGACTAATTTTTAAAACTAGAAATGAATGCACTTTTTCACCGAAAGAttattttagtctttttatttaaaatatttactcattttttaaataaatgaggTAAGATGCAATTTAATTCTTAATAAAAAAACTTAATAATACTTTTATCAACGGATGAGTAATTGGATGTAGATGGGACATATATAGCATACACCAAAACATTCAATCATTAAACTTCATGCATTTATCTTATGGTCGACATGGGATGGGGTTTAACCCTTAAAAGTTAATTAATCAAATTCCAACCTGTATTAATTTGCAACTTAATAATTAGATAGGAAGTGTTAAATCATGTGGATGCCGCCATGCAAAAGATAAGGTggtcaaatttcaaaattgcatTAGGCTCCCATCGGATTGAATGCTGAGATAAGCACAGTTAGCTGCCCGGGTTCAAAAATACCATTCCCTCGTTTTTGTTGTTTTTGGATAAAGGTGAAGACCTTGAAGCTTCATTGACAGCCTACCAACTAATGCGGACGACTCCACTAGctaagcctttttccaaatgatttTGATTTGCCGACATCAGAATTTACTCTCCTAATCTGACAgattattttcaattttgtcctaCTGATTAAGCGCCCTTCATCTTCAACCTTTTAATAGTAGCACAGTAGATAACCTTTTTTCCCAATGGGAGTTTCAGCTTTATATATGGATTCTCCGACGTCATCAACTCCTTTAATATTACATTATTTTAAGAGCCGGAGAGAATAATTTAAAAATGAATGTGTAATCTTTATTGCCTTTAAGCTTACTCTCTTGAGCAGCTCTAAGAAAGCTTATaatctttttcattttattcaaaattatatAGTTTGTCTATAAATTCACAAAGTTGGTGATGGAATCAGTTCaactaaatattttaaatacagtataaataaataaaaaatttaaaattaaaaaattctactAAAAGGAAACGAATTCATAATCTAATTTAAACAGGGAGATATTAAACACATTTTGAGTTCAGTTCGTGAAGAGGGTCGCCTAATCTCCTCCTTTGTTTGGATTTAAGTTCAGTTCCCAATGCCTGGTTTTCTTTAGGAGTAAAGAGGTTTAACAAAATCAACAGCCCATTTAAAGTCTCATCAAATATTAACccacatttaaaacccaaacgtTTCAAAAGAAGAagccttagtttttccttttacaatatttttttattattttattcattgttttaaacttcacaaataaaattaaagagtTAACAAGTATTTTATACGAGtgtaacaaaatattaaaaaatagatatttaaaagaaaacacataccaaattttaaaaatacttatGAAAAAAAACCTAATCAATAAACCAAACACTCaccttattattatttggataattttatcttattataCAAGAAGCAAAAACACCTACTAAAAATCACCTTTACAAGCATTAGTCTTTAGAACTGTACAAATCAGTTTCTATTGTATTCAAATAATGCCTATTGACTACATCCTCTTgttaattattttatcaattaacaTTTTTTCTATAAAATACTTAAGTAAAAAGATAAATGCATTTTaactatattttttatattaacaataatactaATACCAACTTAATCAAGACTTAATTGATACATTCCTTCCAAATAATATGAATGTATGCATTTAGGATCAATGTGATTAATGCCTTCCTCTTAAGCAGGGGTGGATGTAggtgaattttaatttttatatattttaagttaataaatgataaaattacagtttaattcttctagaaatgataaaattttaaattaatttttaaaaattaaaaatataaattattaaaataataaaattatattttaacttataaaaatacaaatttattcaaatttctcttcaaaattttcctaacttcccTCGATATTTTAATGGCCCAAGTCAGCACCTGCAATTAGCGGCTAATTCTTCTACAACCATGCAAAGGTTCAAAACTTGCTTCGAATAGTCTTACTTGAAAAACAAATGATTTTAACTTTCAACCCATTACatcctttttattatttattatattagtataatggtaaaaagtAACCTTTTAACATTTATAGTTTAACATTTATAGGTTTTTGAATTTgagccttttaaaattttttagattaacatatcAAAATtacagtgtttttttttttttttttaataaatcaaCCTAAGTTTAATGGTATATTTAGGTTAATTTATGAAAATATCGTAACACTAAAAAATGTTAAAACTCAAATTTAAAAATGTATTCTTTTACAGTTATGCctattatatataaaaacatatattgTAAAATGCTTGTGAAATTTTATTACAAacaatatattattatttgtaaTAACCCATTGCAGCCTCTAGAtccatttatcatttatttatttttaattattataatcaGAATGTATAGTACACTAAATCCAAAACTTCATTGACAGTTGTATGTTGACTTAAAAGCTTAAATCATCAATCACAACTATATATGTAGATTTTTAAAATCAAATGTGACATAAGAAAATGAAGGTGTAATTGTAAGACTGGGATGAGACACGTTTATTAGGAATATTCAAATTCATTTCATCTTACCATAAGAAGTCGCTTTCGGTCTTTCAAGTTTCCGCCAACCATCGGCTGGACGGACCCAGACAAGGACATGGGTATGCCAGTATGTTACATATCCTATTTTCTTTTAGCACTGCGTGCACAGCTTTCGATTTTTAAATTTGGGatctcaaattaaattaattaattttattttaaatatcgaATTTCTCATTTTTCCCTTGAATTTCAATCAggattttatgttataaaattaatattttggcgGAATGTAATAGATAAAATTAATATAGTTaaggaaaataaattaaataattaaaaatgcagtaaaattatttaaaaatgtgATATAAAATTATCCAGTTCGTGaaatcttaatatatatatatatatatatatatatatatgtaatattatattatccactcaaaataattttctttatCAAAGCACAAAACtataatttcaaaatatgaaattaCTGTCATTAATTTTAAATTACTAAAATCCAACCTTGTACCATTCAAGACTATGGTATTCTTTGGTGAGAGATTATAAATTTGACTTTACAGAGAAGCCCCAGTCCTCGGCAAACCATTTGACAAGCAACACTCCCCTTTCAACGAAATCGCACGCCTCCACTCCATGGTTCATGAACAAAATAACTATGTGACTCCGCAGTTTTTATACACTAACTATCTGATATTAGAAATTTCAGTTCaaggttaattttaattaaatcaaattaattaaaaaaattgaatcaaataaatGTGTTGAATAAAAAACTTTAGGGCCGAACTTTAATGtgggattaaattaaattgattgttAATTATAATACGGGACTAATTTGCAAGGTGTTATAAAGTGTGAAACTTGATTAAAGAAATAATTGAGGCCTTTAATTGCTATTAAACCGTCTTTGAAATAAAGATAATGGGATGGCTTGATCATAACCATTACGGAAAACATATATCATCTCAGAATGACAAAAATGAAGGTTTCAAAAGTTAAGTAAACAAATACAATTAAGCAAAATAGACTTAAAAATGTTATTTGGCGGATTATAATTTTTAGAGAAAAAATCAAGGGAAAATAAATATACGCCAGAGCACATATGACTTAAAAGGAAATTCTTTGGCGAAGTACCATCATCCAATTAATACAAACTATTCGTTTAAGAAACATCCCAAAATAATTTATACATTGTTCTAACAAAAGAGACTAATACTATAGGTCACCCCGTATGATATACATGTTACAAACTGATTAATGAATGGCTCACAACGAGTCCACAATGTCTGGCTGAGTCCGTAGTTTTTTACCAAACTTGAAATGGTAAGAGGAAACTAGTTAAGTTTCAATGAACTTAGTTAGTTCCAAAGCTAACTCTTTCAAATGAATTTAGTGAGTTCCAAAGCAACTCGCTGACCTTCTAGTCAAGGTTTCAAGAAATAAAATtaggttaaataaataaaacaatggaTATCATCAAACAGTTCACACACGGATGCAACATTATAAATGTGTACAACTCGAAAGTTGAATCATAACGTAAAATGAGTATTGTTTTTTGGCGAATATTGTCCGCTTCTAAGTACGAATTACTATAATTTCAATTTACACGCGAGCATCATCTATTTCTAATTTCAAATCAAAAGAAAATTTCAAAGTTCAATCAGAGTTAATTCACATGCATATACTTATCACAGTTAACACGTATCACACGAATACCTATCATTTAAGTACCATTCATGTGCAGACACTTTTACGTAAAACATGCATGCTTTGCATGGATAATCATGGACCCTATGCGTTAGCTTCTCATCCATTTAATGCTCTGAAAAGCTACGATTTCATATACACAATATTACTCCGTAGAGCCAGTATTTACGTATCCAACCAAACCTCTGCAAATCCTCATTGTTAATTCGAACACTTACGTGTACCCTCGCAAGGCCGGGGCATTCACCTTTCATGGTTTGCATTTACATGCCCTGCCCGAGGCAAATTGCATATCATTTCAAATTCTCCATACATTTCTCCCATCTCAACCACATCCCAACAGTTTCCTAAACACCAGTTTAAAAAAGATGGACTCTTAGGGCGTAGTCCTACTAAACACG
This is a stretch of genomic DNA from Gossypium arboreum isolate Shixiya-1 chromosome 11, ASM2569848v2, whole genome shotgun sequence. It encodes these proteins:
- the LOC108472725 gene encoding protein EXORDIUM-like 2: MSTMFLRSLLLPLICVFALATRSHGLSPGQQRPSSLDAASNTLQYHGGPLLTKPNGINVYLIWYGGFSLKDRNSITDFFASFTSPGRRQEPSVSTWWRTISTYKDKTGKPVSDTVRLVKQVGDVYSSGKTLKRAQLANLVKSKIESKIFPLDPNGIYLVLTAKHVTVERSCMASCGFHDSILVGGSTRVVFAHVGDPTVQCPGLCAWPYALPAYGPPGPALVAPNGIGTDGMIINIATLLAGATTNPFKTGYFQGDALAPLEAVTACPGIFGTGAYPGYPGALLVDKMSKASYNAYSANGRKFLLPATWDLIRLNCKVIT